The proteins below come from a single Molothrus ater isolate BHLD 08-10-18 breed brown headed cowbird chromosome 3, BPBGC_Mater_1.1, whole genome shotgun sequence genomic window:
- the LOC118684582 gene encoding taste receptor type 2 member 9-like yields the protein MEACHPPQQFNVTAYGATTVAIITVEVFVGMWINAFIVCVLCIAWVKKKTLNSNEKILLLLGCSRIWYLCLTWIYRFLSMIYPNFLQVQTIRQLIRSLATFFNYSNLWVSACLCGFYCIKIANFRNRFFIYLKVKIDRMVPWLLLGSETVALAISIFISDLSETLQRNNITSTCQGNFWEVAIRKDIHLFSTFLLSGFVFAASFLVVIFAAVFLLFSLWRHKRTMQTSSMKDLSMDAHIRAMKSVLSFLVMYSINFVCLVLTIIYATKKENIMKLLLYIYLCAFPAVHSLILIFSNPKLEKALLKILSCERMCEFFIK from the coding sequence ATGGAAGCTTGTCACCCTCCACAGCAATTCAATGTCACTGCATATGGGGCCACAACTGTGGCCATCATCACCGTGGAGGTGTTTGTGGGCATGTGGATAAATGCTTTCATCGTTTGTGTGCTTTGCATTGCCTGGgtcaaaaagaaaaccctgaaCTCTAATGAGAAgatcttgctgctgctgggatgctccaggattTGGTATTTGTGCCTCACATGGATATACCGCTTCCTTTCTATGATTTATCCCAATTTCCTTCAAGTTCAAACCATACGTCAACTAATTAGATCTTTGGCAaccttttttaattattccaaCTTGTGGgtctcagcctgtctttgtgGTTTCTACTGCATAAAAATTGCCAATTTCAGGAACAGGTTCTTCATCTACCTGAAAGTAAAAATTGACAGGATGGTGCCCTGGCTCTTGTTGGGGTCAGAGACTGTAGCCTTGGCTATCAGCATCTTTATCTCTGACCTCTCTGAAACTCTCCAAAGGAACAACATCACTTCCACCTGCCAAGGAAATTTTTGGGAAGTAGCTATCAGAAAGGATATACATCTTTTCTCTACTTTTTTACTCTCTGGTTTTGTATTTGCTGCTTCATTCTTGGTAGTcatctttgctgctgttttccttctcttttctctctggagACACAAGCGCACGATGCAGACAAGCTCCATGAAGGACCTCAGCATGGATGCCCACATCAGAGCCATGAAATCTGTTCTCTCCTTCTTAGTGATGTACAGCATCAACTTTGTATGTTTGGTCTTGACAATAATTTATGCCAcgaagaaagaaaatatcatgAAACtccttttatatatatatctgtgtgcttttccagctgttcaTTCTCTTATTCTGATTTTCAGTAATCCCAAGCTGGAAAAGGCACTGCTGAAGATTCTCTCCTGTGAGAGAATGTGTGAGTTTTTCATCAAGTAG
- the LOC118684583 gene encoding taste receptor type 2 member 9-like translates to MEACYPPQQFNVTVYGPMALAITTVEAFPGMWINAFIVCVLCIAWVKKKTLNSNEKILLLLGCSRIWYLCFSWLYVFVSAIFPYYLQVHPIFPLIQGSYSFFNCSNLWVSACLCGFYCIKIANFRNRFFIYLKVKIDRMVPWLLLGSVMFSLIIGILVYNTIDKAICKNLNFTCPEELWKATIEIDEHFFRLYFLTGFVLAASFLVVIFSAVFLLFSLWRHKWKMQTSSMKDLSMDAHIRAMKSILSFFIMYSINFMFLILTLVYSMDYQSHVLFLSFSIQHAYPGVHSLILILSNPKLEKTLLRILSCVKSKLCMR, encoded by the coding sequence ATGGAAGCTTGTTACCCTCCACAGCAATTCAATGTCACTGTATATGGGCCCATGGCTTTGGCCATCACCACCGTGGAGGCATTTCCTGGCATGTGGATAAATGCTTTCATCGTTTGTGTGCTTTGCATTGCCTGGgtcaaaaagaaaaccttgaaCTCTAATGAGAAgatcttgctgctgctgggatgctccaggattTGGTATTTGTGTTTCTCATGGTTATATGTCTTTGTCTCAGCAATTTTTCCCTATTACCTTCAAGTTCATCCCATATTTCCACTAATTCAAGGTTCTTACAGCTTTTTTAATTGTTCCAACTTGTGGGTTTCTGCCtgtctttgtggtttttattgTATAAAAATTGCCAATTTCAGGAACAGGTTCTTCATCTACCTGAAAGTAAAAATTGACAGGATGGTGCCCTGGCTCTTGTTGGGGTCAGTGATGTTCTCCCTGATTATTGGAATTCTTGTCTACAACACTATTGATAAAGCTATCTGTAAAAACCTCAATTTCACCTGCCCAGAAGAACTTTGGAAAGCAACAATTGAAATAGACGAACATTTTTTCCGTCTTTATTTTCTCACTGGTTTTGTACTTGCTGCTTCATTCCTGGTAGTcatcttttctgctgttttccttctcttttctctctggagACACAAGTGGAAGATGCAGACAAGCTCCATGAAGGACCTCAGCATGGATGCCCACATCAGAGCCATGAAATCTATTCTCTCCTTCTTCATAATGTACAGCATCAACTTTATGTTTCTGATCTTGACTCTAGTTTATTCAATGGATTACCAAAGTCACGTGCTATTTCTAAGTTTCTCAATTCAACATGCTTATCCAGGAGTTCATTCCCTTATTCTCATTCTCAGCAATCCCAAGCTGGAAAAGACACTGCTTAGGATTCTCTCTTGTGTGAAGAGCAAGCTTTGCATGAGGTAG